The stretch of DNA AACCGTCGCCGGCCAGTTGGGCCAGGCGTTCGATAAGGCTTGGGACGTCGATCACCAGTTCGGCCAGGCGATAGACCTTGCCCTTGAAGCGGCGATCTTGCAGGGCCGGTGGCAGGTCATCGCCCTTCACTTGATCCACGCGGCCACGCACGGCCTTGCTCGCGAAGAAACTGGTGAGGTTGCCGGCGATGGTGCCCGGCGACCACAAATAGTGGGCTTCGGACAGCAGGCGCACACCGGAGAGATCCAGTTCACCGTTGCCCGCCAGGGCTTCGCGCCAGCGGCGGGGCATGTCGGCGATGGCTTCGGAGGCACCGGTCAGGGCGCCGTGCAGTGCATATTTGGCGCCGCCGTGGATGATCCCCTGGGACTTCACGCTTTGCCCGCCACCGAGGGTGGCGCTTTCCACCAATACCGTGGAAAAGCCCTGGCGGCGCAGGCGCGCATTGAGCCAGAGGCCGGCAACCCCGGCGCCGACAATCAGAACGTCGGTGGAAATAACGGATGGCATGCAGCGACCTCAGTGTTCAAGACAGGCTGCGCAGTATACAGGCTCATGAAGTGAATCTTCGCCCCAACGCTCCCTGATGACAGACGCACCGCAGGAGCTGTCGAGTGGAACGAGGCTGCGAGTTTCGGCCTCAATTGAATCTCACGTGAACGCTCAGTGCCCGGCCGTTTTCGAGAACAACTGAATCACCACCACGCCCAGCACAATCAGGCCCATGCCCAGCATCGCCGGGATATCCAGTTTCTGCCCGTAGATAAACAGCGCGGCGATGCTGACCATCACGATGCCCATCCCGGCCCACACTGCATACGCGACACCCACCGGCACGGTGCGCACCACCAGCGTGAGCATCCAGAAGGCCACGCCGTAGCCGACGATCACCAGCAACAACGGGATTGGCGTGCTGAAACCCTTGATCGCTTTCATGGAAACGGTGGCGATCACTTCCGAGCAGATGGCAATGGCCAGGTAATAGTAGGCGGCGTTCATGGGTAAATCCTCGGTACAGGGGTTCAACCGCAGGAGCGAGCCTGCTCGCGAAAATCGTCAACGATAACGCAGCGTTCTCAGGTTTTTCGCGAGCAAGCTCGCTCCTACAAAGGTTGGCATTTTAGAGACTTGTCAGATGCGGTAAAGTCATTACCTATCCGAATTGAAGATGGGTTGAGCCATGAGCGTGCAGTGGAGTCTTGAGCAAATGCGCCTGTTTGTCAGCGTCGCCGAGCAGCGTTCATTTTCGGCGGTGGCGCGGGACCAGCGTCGGGCGCAATCGGCGGTCAGCAATGGGATTGCCCTGTTGGAGGCGGACCTGGGCGTATCCCTGTTTGACCGCAGCAGCGGCCGCCAGCCCCGTTTGACCGAGGCGGGCACGGCACTGCTCGAGGAGGCGCGGGAAGTCTTGCGCCAGTGCGAGCGCCTGAATGGCCGTGCCTTGTCATTGATGCGCGGTGAGGAGGCGCGCCTGCGCCTGGCCCAGGATGAAGCCATGCTCTATCAGCCGGTGCTCGATAGCCTCGAAGCGCTGGCGGGAAAATTTCCCAGCCTGGAAGTGCAGTTGTCCAGCGCCGCCCAAGGCGATGTCGCGCGCAAGCTGGTGGAGCGCAAGGCGGATCTGGGCCTGCTGTTCTATCACGATCAGATCCCCGAAGCGTTGGAGCGCCGCGTGCTGGGCAGTGTGGAGATGGTGACCGTGTGCGGTATCGGGCATCCCATGGCTAAGGAACAGTTCGTGGATTGCCAGCGCCTGGCGCAGTTTCGCCAATTGCTGATGGCGACCCAGACCAGTGTGTATCCCGGCAGCGAGGCCGCCAGCCCGCAAGTGTGGCGGGCTGACAGTTTCTACGTGCTGGCCGAATGGCTTGCGCGCGGCCTGGGTTGGGCCTGGTTGCCGCGGCATGTGGTGCAGTATCCGGCCTATCAGAACCAGATGGTCGAACTGAACAGCGAATGGACCCCGCCGGCGCTGGTGGTGGAGCTGGTCTGGCGCCGCGACGAGCCCCTCGGCCCGGCCGCGCGTTTCCTCGCCGAACGTTTTGCCGAGTGCTTGCAGGCGATCGACTGAAAAAGCCGATAAACTCCGCCGCCATGAATAGAACTCTCTACAGCTGTCTGTTTTACCTGGCGCTGCCGTTGGTGGCTTTACGTCTGTGGCTGCGAGCCCGCAAAGCGCCTGCTTACGCGAAGCGCGTGGGAGAACGCTTCTCCTGGGGCTTGCCGGTGATGCAACCCGGCGGGATCTGGGTGCATGCGGTGTCGGTGGGCGAAAGCATCGCCGCTGCGCCGATGATTCGCGGGCTGCTGGAACGTTATCCACAGCTGCCGATCACCGTCACCTGCATGACGCCCACCGGTTCCGAGCGCATCCAGGCATTGTTCGCCAACGAACCGCGCATCCAGCACTGCTACCTGCCGTACGATTTGCCCTGTGCGGCCAAGCGGTTTCTCGATCGTGTGCAGCCGAAACTGGCGGTGATCATGGAGACCGAGCTGTGGCCCAACCATATTCATCAGTGCGCCAAGCGCGGGATCCCCGTGGCATTGGCCAACGCGCGGCTGTCGGCTCGCTCGGCCAAGGGCTACGGGCGTTTCGCCAGGCTGACCGCGCCGATGCTGGCGGAAATGAGCCTGTTCGCCGTCCAGACCGAAACCGAGGCCGAGCGTTTTCGCAGCCTGGGTGCACGGCCCGAGACTGTCGAAGTCACCGGCTCGATCAAGTTCGACCTGGCCATCGACCCGCAACTGCTGGCGCTCGCCGCCGCGTTGCGTGAACAGTGGCACGCCAGTGAACGCCCGGTGTGGATCGCCGCCAGCACCCACGAAGGCGAAGACGAAGTGGTGCTCGCTGCCCATCGCCAGTTGCTTGCCAGTTATCCCAATGCGTTGCTGATCCTGGTGCCGCGCCATCAGGAGCGCTTCAACCCGATGTTCGAGCTGTGCCAGCAACAGGGTTTCGCCACGGTGCGTCGCTCCAGCGGCGAGGCGGTGACGGCGCAAACCTCGGTGCTGCTGGGCGACACCATGGGCGAGTTGCTGTTTCTGTATGCCCTGGCCGACAGCGCTTTTGTCGGCG from Pseudomonas sp. NC02 encodes:
- a CDS encoding multidrug efflux SMR transporter, with translation MNAAYYYLAIAICSEVIATVSMKAIKGFSTPIPLLLVIVGYGVAFWMLTLVVRTVPVGVAYAVWAGMGIVMVSIAALFIYGQKLDIPAMLGMGLIVLGVVVIQLFSKTAGH
- a CDS encoding LysR family transcriptional regulator, which gives rise to MSVQWSLEQMRLFVSVAEQRSFSAVARDQRRAQSAVSNGIALLEADLGVSLFDRSSGRQPRLTEAGTALLEEAREVLRQCERLNGRALSLMRGEEARLRLAQDEAMLYQPVLDSLEALAGKFPSLEVQLSSAAQGDVARKLVERKADLGLLFYHDQIPEALERRVLGSVEMVTVCGIGHPMAKEQFVDCQRLAQFRQLLMATQTSVYPGSEAASPQVWRADSFYVLAEWLARGLGWAWLPRHVVQYPAYQNQMVELNSEWTPPALVVELVWRRDEPLGPAARFLAERFAECLQAID
- the waaA gene encoding lipid IV(A) 3-deoxy-D-manno-octulosonic acid transferase, with product MNRTLYSCLFYLALPLVALRLWLRARKAPAYAKRVGERFSWGLPVMQPGGIWVHAVSVGESIAAAPMIRGLLERYPQLPITVTCMTPTGSERIQALFANEPRIQHCYLPYDLPCAAKRFLDRVQPKLAVIMETELWPNHIHQCAKRGIPVALANARLSARSAKGYGRFARLTAPMLAEMSLFAVQTETEAERFRSLGARPETVEVTGSIKFDLAIDPQLLALAAALREQWHASERPVWIAASTHEGEDEVVLAAHRQLLASYPNALLILVPRHQERFNPMFELCQQQGFATVRRSSGEAVTAQTSVLLGDTMGELLFLYALADSAFVGGSLVATGGHNPLEPAALAKPVICGPHVFNFLEISAMMRDAGALQEVDDAEGLAVAVQRLFELPQDAQKMGQAGLAVMRANQGALKRLLDGLGRLLNV